In Colletotrichum higginsianum IMI 349063 chromosome 3, whole genome shotgun sequence, a genomic segment contains:
- a CDS encoding FAD-binding domain-containing protein, protein MYPITIVAAAVGLLSVPALASPVETRDVLAELQDRAMSALVESGAGNKRSSCNIFNARYRRDWFVIPHTVESFSSAEKKDYISAVQCMLTSPSKSDPEFAPGARNRYDDFVAVHINQTTKIHGTSCFFEDRDICRGILTLGPQGNFLTWHRYFVWAYEEALRNECGYKGSQPYWNWLKNQDDLTKSPVFDGSDTSLSGDGSFVEHNGSISGAGAIVLPSGNGGGCVTSGPFKNMTVNLGPVNPGMDGLEASPSGKLGYNPRCLSRDLSSYTASKWFTNENMVNITVGPASRSVELFQNELQGRFADGFLGMHAAGHFTVNGEASDLYSSVVDPSFFLHHAMVDRVYWLWQALHLWNAFEIAGTITINNRPASRDALKSDVLDLGVNAENRTIDDVLNTIGGSPLCYVYA, encoded by the exons ATGTATCCCATCACGATCGTAGCCGCGGCCGTCGGTCTGCTGAGCGTGCCGGCTCTCGCGTCGCCCGTCGAGACTCGCGAtgtcctcgccgagctccagGACCGCGCCATGagcgccctcgtcgagtcAGGCGCCGGCAACAAGCGCAGCAGCTGCAACATCTTCAACGCGCGTTACCGCCGGGACTGGTTCGTCATCCCCCACACCGT GGagtccttctcgtccgcggagaagaaggattACATCAGCGCTGTCCAGTGCATGTTGACGTCGCCGTCCAAGTCGGATCCCGAGTTCGCCCCCGGTGCCCGCAACCGATATGACGACTTCGTCGCCGTGCACATCAACCAGACGACCAAGATCCACGGAACC TCGTGCTTCTTCGAGGACCGGGATATCTGCCGCGGGATTCTGACATTGGGGCCTCAGGGCAACTTTCTGACGTGGCACCGCTACTTCGTCTGGGCCTACGAGGAGGCTCTGCGGAACGAGTGCGGCTACAAGGGCTCCCAGCCG TACTGGAACTGGTTGAAGAACCAGGACGATCTCACAAAGTCCCCGGTCTTTGACGGCAGTGACACCAGCCTGAGCGGCGACGGTTCGTTCGTCGAGCACAACGGCAGCAtcagcggcgccggcgccatcgtcctGCCGTCCGGCAATGGCGGAGGCTGCGTCACCAGCGGCCCATTCAAAAA CATGACGGTCAACCTGGGCCCCGTCAACCCCGGCatggacggcctcgaggccagCCCCAGCGGCAAACTCGGCTACAACCCGCGCTGCCTCAGCCGCGACCTGAGCAGCTACACGGCGTCCAAGTGGTTCACCAACGAGAACATGGTCAACATCACCGTCGGCCCGGCCTCGCGGAGCGTCGAGCTCTTCCAGAACGAGCTGCAGGGCCGCTTCGCCGACGGCTTCCTCGGCAtgcacgccgccggccacttcaccgtcaacggcgaggccAGCGACCTGTACtcgtccgtcgtcgaccccaGCTTCTTCCTGCACCACGCCATGGTCGACCGCGTCTACTGGCTGTGGCAGGCCCTGCACCTCTGGAACGCCTTCGAGATCGCcggcaccatcaccatcaacaaCCGGCCCGCCAGCCGGGACGCCCTCAAGAGCGACGTGCTGGACCTGGGCGTCAACGCCGAGAACCGCACCATCGACGACGTGCTCAACACCATCGGCGGCTCTCCTTTGTGCTACGTCTACGCGTAA